Proteins encoded together in one Mastomys coucha isolate ucsf_1 unplaced genomic scaffold, UCSF_Mcou_1 pScaffold16, whole genome shotgun sequence window:
- the Ccna1 gene encoding cyclin-A1 isoform X1 — protein MRRHSSKSGVALPPVGQGPDACQMLTRAQLGQDPPQRTVLGVLTENEQYRRACGQEITTIRCFSGSENVFPAAGKKVLPDHGVNEPVKHGFDIYMDDPEQGDRDSCPGREGIVFEDVYEVDTSMLKSDLHFLLDFNTVSPMLVDSTTHAQSEEATDFGSDVINVTEYAEEIHRYLREAEVRHRPKAHYMRKQPDITEGMRAILVDWLVEVGEEYKLRTETLYLAVNFLDRFLSCMSVLRGKLQLVGTAAILLASKYEEIYPPDVDEFVYITDDTYTKRQLLRMEHLLLKVLAFDLTVPTTNQFLLQYLRRQGVCIRTENLAKYVAELSLLEADPFLKYLPSLVAAAAYCLANYIVNRHFWPETLAAFTGYSLNEIVPCLSELHKACLSIPHRPQQAIREKYKASKYLHVSLMEPPVVLPLQ, from the exons ATGCGTCGCCACAGCTCCAAGAGTGGAGTCGCTCTGCCTCCAGTGGGCCAAGGTCCTGATGCTTGTCAAATGCTCACCAGAGCTCAGCTTGGCCAGGATCCCCCCCAGAGAACCGTGCTAGGGGTGTTGACTGAAAATGAGCAGTACAGGAGGGCCTGTGGCCAG gagatCACAACAATCAGATGTTTTTCTGGATCAGAAAATGTCTTTCCTGCTGCTGGAAAGAAAGTGCTCCCTGACCATGGGGTCAATGAGCCAGTCAAGCATGGATTTGATATCTATATGGATGATCCTGAACAGGGGGACAGAGACAGCTGCCCAGGGAGAGAGGGCATCGTATTTGAGGATGTGTATGAAGTAGACACTAGCATGCTCAAGTCAGATCTCCACTTCCTGCTGGATTTCAACACAG TGTCCCCAATGCTGGTTGACTCCACCACCCACGCCCAGTCAGAGGAAGCAACGGATTTTGGTTCAGATGTGATTAATGTAACGGAATATGCAGAGGAGATTCATCGCTATCTGCGAGAAGCTGAA GTAAGACACAGACCCAAGGCTCACTACATGAGGAAGCAGCCGGACATCACGGAGGGCATGCGCGCCATCCTGGTGGACTGGCTGGTGGAGGTTGGGGAAGAATATAAACTTCGCACAGAGACCCTGTACTTGGCTGTCAACTTCCTGGACAGGTTTCTTTCCTGCATGTCTGTTCTGAGAGGGAAATTGCAGCTTGTCGGGACAGCAGCTATTCTCCTGGCTTC GAAATACGAAGAGATCTATCCGCCCGATGTGGATGAGTTCGTCTATATCACCGACGACACGTACACAAAGCGACAGCTACTAAGGATGGAGCATCTGCTACTGAAAGTTCTGGCATTTGATCTGACTGTTCCAACTACCAACCAGTTCCTCCTTCAGTACTTGAGGCGGCAAGGAGTATGCATCAGAACTGAGAATTTGGCCAAG TATGTTGCAGAACTGAGCCTTCTGGAAGCTGACCCATTCTTGAAGTATCTTCCTTCCCTGGTTGCTGCAGCAGCTTACTGCCTGGCAAACTATATTGTGAACAGACACTTCTGG CCAGAAACGCTTGCTGCATTTACGGGCTATTCATTAAATGAGATTGTGCCTTGCCTGAGTGAGCTGCATAAAGCATGCCTCAGTATACCCCATCGACCGCAGCAAGCAATCAGGGAGAAGTACAAGGCTTCGAA GTACCTGCACGTGTCCCTCATGGAGCCGCCTGTAGTTCTTCCCCTGCAGTGA
- the Ccna1 gene encoding cyclin-A1 isoform X2 — protein MRRHSSKSGVALPPVGQGPDACQMLTRAQLGQDPPQRTVLGVLTENEQYRRACGQEITTIRCFSGSENVFPAAGKKVLPDHGVNEPVKHGFDIYMDDPEQGDRDSCPGREGIVFEDVYEVDTSMLKSDLHFLLDFNTVSPMLVDSTTHAQSEEATDFGSDVINVTEYAEEIHRYLREAEVRHRPKAHYMRKQPDITEGMRAILVDWLVEVGEEYKLRTETLYLAVNFLDRFLSCMSVLRGKLQLVGTAAILLASKYEEIYPPDVDEFVYITDDTYTKRQLLRMEHLLLKVLAFDLTVPTTNQFLLQYLRRQGVCIRTENLAKYVAELSLLEADPFLKYLPSLVAAAAYCLANYIVNRHFWVPARVPHGAACSSSPAVNGTAHRPHQQACSEPLQVSASRAD, from the exons ATGCGTCGCCACAGCTCCAAGAGTGGAGTCGCTCTGCCTCCAGTGGGCCAAGGTCCTGATGCTTGTCAAATGCTCACCAGAGCTCAGCTTGGCCAGGATCCCCCCCAGAGAACCGTGCTAGGGGTGTTGACTGAAAATGAGCAGTACAGGAGGGCCTGTGGCCAG gagatCACAACAATCAGATGTTTTTCTGGATCAGAAAATGTCTTTCCTGCTGCTGGAAAGAAAGTGCTCCCTGACCATGGGGTCAATGAGCCAGTCAAGCATGGATTTGATATCTATATGGATGATCCTGAACAGGGGGACAGAGACAGCTGCCCAGGGAGAGAGGGCATCGTATTTGAGGATGTGTATGAAGTAGACACTAGCATGCTCAAGTCAGATCTCCACTTCCTGCTGGATTTCAACACAG TGTCCCCAATGCTGGTTGACTCCACCACCCACGCCCAGTCAGAGGAAGCAACGGATTTTGGTTCAGATGTGATTAATGTAACGGAATATGCAGAGGAGATTCATCGCTATCTGCGAGAAGCTGAA GTAAGACACAGACCCAAGGCTCACTACATGAGGAAGCAGCCGGACATCACGGAGGGCATGCGCGCCATCCTGGTGGACTGGCTGGTGGAGGTTGGGGAAGAATATAAACTTCGCACAGAGACCCTGTACTTGGCTGTCAACTTCCTGGACAGGTTTCTTTCCTGCATGTCTGTTCTGAGAGGGAAATTGCAGCTTGTCGGGACAGCAGCTATTCTCCTGGCTTC GAAATACGAAGAGATCTATCCGCCCGATGTGGATGAGTTCGTCTATATCACCGACGACACGTACACAAAGCGACAGCTACTAAGGATGGAGCATCTGCTACTGAAAGTTCTGGCATTTGATCTGACTGTTCCAACTACCAACCAGTTCCTCCTTCAGTACTTGAGGCGGCAAGGAGTATGCATCAGAACTGAGAATTTGGCCAAG TATGTTGCAGAACTGAGCCTTCTGGAAGCTGACCCATTCTTGAAGTATCTTCCTTCCCTGGTTGCTGCAGCAGCTTACTGCCTGGCAAACTATATTGTGAACAGACACTTCTGG GTACCTGCACGTGTCCCTCATGGAGCCGCCTGTAGTTCTTCCCCTGCAGTGAATGGCACAGCTCACCGGCCACACCAGCAGGCTTGCTCTGAGCCGTTACAGGTTTCTGCTAGTCGGGCCGACTAA
- the LOC116094228 gene encoding uncharacterized protein LOC116094228, protein MPTAAGGRQGPHRPGDRSPAALPADAPLPGRGGSRPTAQPGAPEPQSQACQAHRTALHRTSPLAPLWSASPRRRDLGLPTVAALKGTVPQEPVPLTATNPSRQRLLRGPLPRTLARESDAGPSGCGRDALLAGPRARLAPLPAISSWTPAPGLPILGGGGLGHILAFQDCQGPDVWQRELGETWSHRELTQDRAPMADWHRLVKWHIGS, encoded by the exons ATGCCAACCGCGGCGGGCGGGCGCCAGGGTCCTCATCGCCCTGGCGACCGCTCACCTGCAGCGCTTCCCGCTGATGCTCCGCTCCCGGGGCGCGGCGGGTCGCGGCCAACCGCGCAGCCCGGGGCTCCTGAACCGCAAAGCCAGGCGTGCCAGGCGCACCGAACCGCACTGCACCGCACGTCGCCACTTGCGCCCCTCTGGTCGGCGTCACCACGGAGGAGGGACCTCGGCCTGCCCACGGTGGCCGCCCTGAAAGGGACTGTTCCCCAGGAGCCGGTTCCCCTAACAGCTACGAACCCCTCCCGCCAACGTCTCCTGCGCGGCCCGCTCCCGAGAACCCTGGCTCGGGAGAGCGACGCGGGGCCCTCGGGCTGCGGCCGCGATGCCCTCCTGGCCGGCCCGAGGGCGCGGCTCGCTCCCCTTCCAGCCATCTCCTCCTGGACGCCTGCCCCCGGGCTCCCGATCCTGGGCGGCGGAGGGCTAGGCCACATCTTAGCCTTCCAGGATTGTCAGGGGCCGGACGTGTGGCAAAGGGAGCTGGGAGAGACTTGGAGCCATAG GGAGCTTACTCAAGACAGGGCACCAATGGCAGACTGGCATAGACTGGTGAAAtg